From the bacterium genome, the window GCTGCTCAAGTTATCGGTTCATCACAAGACAACACTCCGCCGACAATCTGGCAATTGCAGCAATGGCCCCACAACCCCGGCAGCATCGGCTTCGGCCCGCTGCACGGCTACACTCAGGTTCAAAATCCGCGCGATTTCCGAGTCTGGACCTTCGCTCACGACATAAGCGGCATTGCCGCTTGTTCACTCTATTATCGCCTTGACAATGATGGTGCAAATCCGCTATCATCATTCCAAAATGAAACCTTTGCCGGTGGAAGCGAAGTTTCTGCCTGGCGCGTTCGTGCCATGACCCGCCGCACGTTTCCCGCCGGAAATCCCTACAACTACGGCGACGTCTCCTTTGATGAATTGCCAACAGTCATCTCCGAGCAATTTATTTATCATCTCACCGACGCTGAAGTCACCGACAGCGGCGGCGTCCTGCTCGATTACTATGTAAAATGTTGGGACAGCGAAGGCAACATTCAAAACTCCGACATTCATCACACCTATGTCGGAACAGGACAGGGTGGAGGCGGTGGCGGCAATCGCGTGAGTTGGACACCGCAAAATCCACTCGGCGGCCAAACCGTCACGATTTATTTTGATCTGACACAAAGCCCGCTTCCGCAAAACACAAATCCCGTCAAGATTCACATCGGTCATTCCGGTTGGCAAAATGTTCTGAATCCCGATCCGGTGATGACCTTTGACAACGACTCCCTGATGTGGCGCTATACTTATTCAATCCCTTCAAATGCCACGAGTGTGAATTTCGTTTTCACCGATGGCTCCGGCAACTGGGACAACAATGGCGGTGCCGATTGGCACATCTCCGTCACTCCTGCGGGCACTCCCGGTTTTGTAATGAACGGTGTCCTGGATGCCGGCGCAATCGAGCTTGGCGTGAATGGTGACATGCATCTCTGGGCCGATTACGACGGCACAAATCTCTACGTCGCCACCGAAAACGCACAGGGCACGAGCAACGACCGCTTCATCTTTGTTTCACAAACTCCCGGCGCTTTGCAAGCCGCACCATGGAGCAAAGCGGGCCTTGTTGCAAGTTGGAGTGCCTTCATCGGCAACGAATCCGACAACGGTTGGCGCGGCTGGTTCGATGTCAACGGTTCATCCTCCATCGCCTCGTCTGGAATCTGTGAAGGTTCGCTCAACATCGTCGATGAGTTCGGTTCGCTGCCCGATTCGCTCTATGTCTGCCTCGCACGTTATCAAACTGCAAACGCCGGCACTCTGCAAGCGCAAATTCCCTCAGCCGTAATATCCAACGGCAGCATCGAAGCAAACGAATATCAGGTTCTGCATCTGAAGCCGCGCAACTTAACCATCGTCCCCGACGGAGCATCGCTGACGTTGCGCTGGCAGGGCAGCGCGCTGGCTCAAAGCTATCGCATCTGGCGCGCCAACTCAATCGGTGATACTCCAACCCTCATCGGCACCACAACCAACACATCTTTCACCGACACGCCAACATTTTCGCAAGCCATCTATTACATAGATATTCAGTTCTGATTCCGGTCTCCCCCCAAAATCTGTCCGCAATTTTGGGAGGACTAAGGGAGCTCCCTCTTTCCTCTTTCAAATTTCCTCTTTCCAATTTCTCTTATGCCTGAACCCGCCATGCTCAAACTCATCGCCATCTCGCTCTTCGTCTTAATGACGCTCTTCGCCTGCAAGGCGTCGTCCGATGAAAACTTTGTCGCTCCGCCCGACATGACGCCGCCCGACTGGTCGCGCAACAGCGTCATCTATGAAGTCAACGTCCGTCAATTCACACGCGAAGGAACCTTCGCAGCCTTCGCAACTCACTTACCGCGTCTGCGCGAACTGGGCGTGAACATCTTGTGGTTCATGCCGATTCATCCCATCGGTGTCGAAAACCGTAAAGGTTCCCTCGGCAGTTACTACTCCGTCAAAGACTATCGTGAGGTCAATCCCGAGTTCGGCACCATGGACGAATGGAAAACTCTCGTGCAGCAATGTCACAACATGGGCTTCAAAGTCATCATTGATTGGGTCGCCAATCACACGGCGTGGGATAATCCGCTCACACAATCTCATCCCGAATGGTATGCGCACGACAGCACCGGCAACTTCATGCCGCCCGTTTCCGATTGGACGGACGTCATTCAACTCGACTACACGCACGACGGCTTGCGTGACTGGATGATTGAGTCGTTGAAATTCTGGATTGAAGAAACGGATATCGACGGCTATCGCTGCGACGTCGCGGGCATGGTCCCGTTGAGTTTTTGGGAAGCTGCCGCGCGCGAACTTCTCCCCATGAAATCCGTCTTCCTCCTGATGGAGCACGAATCCGCCGAATATCACAGCGCCTTTCATATGGGCTACGGCTGGGAACTCTTCCACAAATCCATTGACGTCGCCAACGGCACGCGCACCGTCGACGAGTTGATTGCCTATTTCAATCGTCACAAGGAAAACTATCCCGCCGATTCCTACGCGATGTATTTCACCAGCAATCACGACGAGAACAGTTGGAACGGCACCGAGTTCGAGCGCTTTCGCGATGCTGCCAAACCCTTTGCGGTGATGGTCATGACTGCTCCCGGAATGCCCCTGATATACAATGGTCAGGAAGCCGGATTCAATCGCAGATTGCTCTTTTTCGAAAAAGATTCCATTGACTGGGTGGACAACGAGTGGGACGACTTCTATCGCGCGCTCATCGCGCTGAAACACCGCAATCAGGCCTTGCGTAACGGCACTCTCGGCGGCGACCTTGTGCCGGTTCCCTTTTCGGGCGACCAATCCGCTTTCTGTTACAAGCGCGAGTTCGGCACAGACCGCGTGCTTGTGCTGATAAACACCTCGCAAACCGGGATTAACTTCACTCTGAACGATGCGTCACTGTCCGGCACATATGTGGATGTTCTGTCCGGCGAGTCCGTCACGTTGAACGGCACGGAAAGCTTCACACTTCCCAGCGGCGTCGCTCGCGTCTTCGAACTGCAATAAGTCCGGCTTACCATGAATGACATCCTGAAAATCTCCGACTTCGAACAACTCGCCCGGCAAAAACTTTCACATATGGCATGGGAATATCTTGCCAGCGCGGCGGGCGATGAAATTACTCTGGGATGGAACGAATCCGCCTTTGACAAACTTAAGCTGATGCCCTCCGTGTTGCGTGACGTCTCGGCCATCGACATTCGTGTTCCGTTGTTCGGCGACACACTGCCGCATCCGGTGCTGCTCGCTCCCGTTGCCTACCATAAGCTCTTTCATCCCGTCGGGGAACGCGAAACCGCGCGCGGTGCAATGGTATCCGACACGGTGTATTGCGTCAGCACCATGACCAACACCTCAATTGAGGTCATTGCCCGCGATTGCCCCGACACAAGACTTTGGTACCAGCTCTATGTGCAGCGCGACCGCGGGTACACGAAGAGCTTGATTGAGCGGGTTGAAGCCGCAGGCGTTCGGGCGTTGGTCGTCACCGTGGACACTCCGGTCCTCGGCAACCGCGTGCGCGAAACCCGCGCAGGGTTTCATCTTCCTGAAGGATTGACTCGCGCCATGCTCGAAGGTCTGCCGCCCGAGCTGCAAATCACAGGGCACGGCACCGACCTCGACGGCATTTACTATCCGCTCTGTGACCCGAAACTCTCGTGGAACGACATCGAATGGATTTGCAAATCCACCCGGCTCCCTGTTGTGCTGAAGGGAATTCTGAATCCTGCCGATGCGGAGCATGCCGTACACACCGGTGCGCAGGCGATTGTTGTCAGCAATCATGGCGGCCGGAATCTCGACACTGCCCCCGCGACCATTGACGTTCTCGAGCGGATTGTGCGGCAAGTCGATCGCCGTCTGCCCGTTCTCTTTGACGGCGGCATCCGGCGCGGAACCGACATTATAAAAGCAATTGCCCTGGGCGGAGTTGCCGTGATGATTGGCCGTCCTTATATATGGGGATTGGCGGTGGGAGGACAGGAGGGAGTAGCCAAGTGCTTGAATTTATTGAACACTGAACTGAAAATTGCGATGGCGCTGTGCGGTTGCAAGTCTCTACGGGAAATTTCCCGCGACATTGTCACACAATAACTCAGCATTAAGCTAATTTTTCGACCAAGAGGCATTCCTCTCAAGAGAATTTGAATCTAACTGGCACACCAGAATTTGCATCAAAAGGATAGATTTGTCTATCCTTTATTTTTTTAAATATTTGTATTAATATTGCAAATTAGATAAAATTTATTATTTTAGTACTAAGCGAATTAACATCGGTGGAAATATGGGAACTAAGCACAAGGGAAATGCGTCAGAAATACGTGCGCTGGATGCGTACATCAAGCTCATGCGGGCAGCCGACTCGGTCACCAGCCGCGTCACCAAGGCTCTTTCACCTCACAATCTAACCGGGAGCCAATTCGGAGTCTTGGAAGCCCTGATGCATTTGGGTGAACTGCATCAAAACGAACTGGGTCAAAAGCTGCTCAAGAGCTCCGGCAACATCACACTCGTTGTCGACAATCTTGAAAAGCGCGGGCTAAT encodes:
- a CDS encoding alpha-amylase — its product is MLKLIAISLFVLMTLFACKASSDENFVAPPDMTPPDWSRNSVIYEVNVRQFTREGTFAAFATHLPRLRELGVNILWFMPIHPIGVENRKGSLGSYYSVKDYREVNPEFGTMDEWKTLVQQCHNMGFKVIIDWVANHTAWDNPLTQSHPEWYAHDSTGNFMPPVSDWTDVIQLDYTHDGLRDWMIESLKFWIEETDIDGYRCDVAGMVPLSFWEAAARELLPMKSVFLLMEHESAEYHSAFHMGYGWELFHKSIDVANGTRTVDELIAYFNRHKENYPADSYAMYFTSNHDENSWNGTEFERFRDAAKPFAVMVMTAPGMPLIYNGQEAGFNRRLLFFEKDSIDWVDNEWDDFYRALIALKHRNQALRNGTLGGDLVPVPFSGDQSAFCYKREFGTDRVLVLINTSQTGINFTLNDASLSGTYVDVLSGESVTLNGTESFTLPSGVARVFELQ
- a CDS encoding alpha-hydroxy-acid oxidizing protein, whose protein sequence is MNDILKISDFEQLARQKLSHMAWEYLASAAGDEITLGWNESAFDKLKLMPSVLRDVSAIDIRVPLFGDTLPHPVLLAPVAYHKLFHPVGERETARGAMVSDTVYCVSTMTNTSIEVIARDCPDTRLWYQLYVQRDRGYTKSLIERVEAAGVRALVVTVDTPVLGNRVRETRAGFHLPEGLTRAMLEGLPPELQITGHGTDLDGIYYPLCDPKLSWNDIEWICKSTRLPVVLKGILNPADAEHAVHTGAQAIVVSNHGGRNLDTAPATIDVLERIVRQVDRRLPVLFDGGIRRGTDIIKAIALGGVAVMIGRPYIWGLAVGGQEGVAKCLNLLNTELKIAMALCGCKSLREISRDIVTQ
- a CDS encoding MarR family transcriptional regulator produces the protein MGTKHKGNASEIRALDAYIKLMRAADSVTSRVTKALSPHNLTGSQFGVLEALMHLGELHQNELGQKLLKSSGNITLVVDNLEKRGLIERERSKEDRRFVWVRLTKAGDAFIQKVFPEIVPVITDALVVLSPFEIDKMAEYLKQVGYHAQEAAS